A region of Flavobacterium album DNA encodes the following proteins:
- a CDS encoding S41 family peptidase — MRKFLLLLSVLIMQAALANMPVTETQKLEATARIWGFLKYYHPQVAAGKFNWDQKLIDILPEVEKVQTKEALSEVYIKWIDGLGEVPVCKKCGKPSKEELFEKNFSMAWMQDTHVFTDALTAKLKYIEANRHLGVSYYAGMGKADNIEIKNEPVYKDFEYPEKNYRLLSLFRYWNIIEYFFPYKYVTDQKWDDVLTEMIPKFKDAPDAQHYHLAMLELVAKINDSHGYLVTQLTNQYFGFYWAPVTFSIIDGKAVITGFYDEEKAKQDDLRIGDAITHVNGVAINDILKEKSRYIPASNPAVQKRDAYFSIFNGSSDKAEVTFERDGKSARKEITRYMRKEFKGKEKKPADKYKVLEGNIGYVNMGIIETSDVAAAIKKLSGCKAVIFDIRNYPQGTMYAFGQWLLPESRNFVSFIKPDVNYPGKYIWVNSYNVGPRGKNKRSYKGKVIVLVNETTQSHAEFTAMSLQVGDNVTTIGSQTAGADGNVTPFSFPGGYETWMTGLGVFYPDRTETQRRGVKVDVQVLPTIAGIKAGKDEVLEKAIELANE; from the coding sequence ATGAGGAAATTTCTTTTACTACTGTCAGTACTGATAATGCAGGCCGCACTGGCAAATATGCCTGTAACTGAAACCCAAAAACTGGAAGCCACAGCACGCATCTGGGGCTTCCTGAAATATTACCACCCACAGGTAGCCGCAGGAAAATTCAACTGGGACCAGAAGCTCATTGATATCCTGCCCGAAGTGGAAAAGGTACAAACCAAAGAAGCGCTGAGCGAGGTTTACATAAAATGGATCGACGGGCTGGGTGAAGTGCCTGTATGCAAAAAATGCGGGAAGCCATCGAAAGAAGAATTATTCGAAAAGAACTTTAGTATGGCGTGGATGCAGGATACCCATGTTTTTACTGATGCGCTTACCGCAAAACTTAAATATATCGAGGCCAACAGGCATTTGGGTGTAAGCTATTATGCCGGTATGGGCAAAGCCGATAACATTGAAATAAAGAATGAGCCGGTGTACAAGGATTTTGAATATCCTGAAAAGAACTACAGGCTGCTGAGCCTTTTCAGGTATTGGAATATCATAGAGTATTTCTTCCCTTACAAATATGTGACCGACCAGAAATGGGATGACGTACTCACCGAAATGATACCTAAATTTAAAGATGCCCCTGATGCGCAGCACTACCATCTTGCCATGCTGGAGCTCGTAGCAAAGATAAACGACAGCCACGGCTACCTTGTTACGCAGCTTACAAACCAGTATTTCGGATTTTACTGGGCTCCGGTTACCTTCAGCATTATTGACGGAAAGGCAGTTATAACCGGTTTCTACGACGAGGAAAAAGCGAAACAGGACGACCTGAGGATAGGCGATGCCATAACCCATGTGAACGGTGTGGCGATAAATGACATCCTGAAAGAAAAAAGCCGGTACATACCTGCCTCTAATCCCGCAGTACAGAAAAGGGATGCGTACTTTAGCATCTTTAACGGCAGTAGCGATAAAGCGGAGGTGACCTTTGAAAGGGATGGAAAAAGCGCCCGCAAAGAGATAACCCGCTACATGAGGAAAGAGTTTAAAGGGAAGGAAAAAAAGCCTGCAGACAAATACAAGGTGCTGGAGGGTAATATAGGATATGTGAATATGGGCATCATTGAAACATCGGATGTTGCTGCCGCCATAAAAAAGCTGTCAGGCTGTAAAGCTGTGATTTTTGACATACGAAATTACCCACAGGGCACAATGTATGCATTCGGCCAATGGCTGCTTCCCGAATCGAGGAATTTTGTTAGCTTCATTAAGCCCGATGTAAACTATCCCGGCAAATATATATGGGTGAACTCCTATAATGTTGGTCCGAGAGGAAAAAACAAGAGATCTTATAAAGGTAAAGTGATTGTGCTTGTAAACGAGACTACGCAAAGCCACGCGGAATTCACCGCTATGTCGTTACAGGTGGGTGATAATGTGACCACTATCGGCAGCCAGACTGCAGGGGCTGATGGCAATGTAACCCCATTTTCATTTCCTGGCGGTTATGAGACGTGGATGACCGGGCTTGGTGTATTTTATCCTGACCGGACCGAAACGCAGCGCCGCGGGGTAAAAGTAGATGTACAGGTGCTGCCCACTATTGCCGGAATAAAGGCCGGTAAAGATGAAGTGCTGGAGAAAGCTATAGAGCTGGCGAATGAATAA
- a CDS encoding cytochrome c oxidase assembly factor Coa1 family protein, producing MENKITSYDQILEANKRRKRKTAMIVIPIVVAVIALVVTGIFMIASFVKNTDAYKAAVEHLGNDPEIQAATGGINDYSVSSFNIKTENGRGEATFDITVEGKSNNIDVYMELEKEPDNDWKVISVEK from the coding sequence ATGGAAAATAAAATAACCTCTTATGATCAGATTTTAGAAGCCAACAAGCGCAGGAAGCGGAAAACGGCGATGATCGTTATACCAATAGTTGTAGCTGTTATTGCTTTAGTGGTCACAGGAATTTTTATGATAGCCTCATTTGTGAAAAATACCGATGCCTATAAGGCAGCTGTTGAGCATCTGGGCAACGATCCGGAGATACAGGCAGCTACAGGAGGAATAAACGATTACAGCGTATCGTCTTTCAATATCAAAACCGAGAATGGCCGCGGTGAAGCCACATTCGATATAACAGTTGAAGGGAAAAGCAATAACATCGACGTTTATATGGAATTAGAAAAAGAGCCTGATAACGATTGGAAAGTTATTAGTGTGGAGAAATAG
- a CDS encoding SIMPL domain-containing protein, with translation MKKFIAALSFAICLSANAQTIENDKDTTPYITVTGTAEKEVVPDIIYISITLQEKVVNKASYTIAAQEEKLKKSLQALGIDLKNLSLADASSEIISYKRKDKGVEERQEYSLKVSTATEVRKVFEALHDNDIKEASIAKVDHTQMDALRKEVRIDAIKAAKDKATYLLQAIGEQPGKPLVITEEPDNSYLPQNRMSNVTYRLQESNTETDFKKIKIKFSYYVKYSIK, from the coding sequence ATGAAAAAATTCATCGCTGCATTGTCATTCGCCATCTGTTTGTCGGCCAATGCCCAAACGATCGAAAATGATAAGGATACTACTCCTTATATTACTGTTACAGGAACAGCCGAAAAAGAAGTCGTGCCGGATATAATTTATATCTCCATCACGTTGCAGGAAAAAGTCGTGAATAAAGCCAGTTATACCATAGCAGCACAGGAGGAGAAATTAAAAAAGTCGCTTCAGGCACTAGGTATTGACCTTAAAAACCTTTCACTTGCCGACGCAAGTTCAGAGATAATCAGTTACAAAAGAAAAGATAAAGGAGTCGAGGAGCGCCAGGAATATTCATTGAAAGTCAGTACAGCTACAGAAGTACGCAAGGTATTTGAAGCCCTGCACGATAACGATATTAAAGAAGCATCGATCGCTAAAGTTGACCATACACAGATGGATGCACTTCGTAAAGAGGTCCGTATCGATGCTATAAAAGCCGCAAAAGATAAGGCAACCTATTTATTGCAGGCGATAGGGGAGCAACCGGGTAAGCCATTGGTCATAACAGAAGAGCCGGATAATTCCTATTTACCACAAAATAGGATGTCAAATGTAACCTATCGATTGCAGGAAAGCAATACGGAAACCGACTTTAAGAAAATCAAGATCAAGTTTTCATATTACGTGAAGTATTCTATAAAATAA
- the murA gene encoding UDP-N-acetylglucosamine 1-carboxyvinyltransferase, producing the protein MGTFKIEGGAQLKGEITPQGAKNEALQVLCTVLLTPEKVTISNIPDIIDVNKLINLLRSLGVKVEKLAHGTYSFQADEVNLSYLESEAFKKEGAALRGSIMIVGPLLARFGKGYIPKPGGDKIGRRRLDTHFEGFINLGAKFRYNEEEAFYGVEAEKLKGTYMLLDEASVTGTANIVMAAVLAEGKTTIYNAACEPYLQQLCKMLNSMGAKITGVGSNMLEIEGVESLGGCEHRILPDMIEIGSWIGLAAMTQSEITIKDVSWDNLGVIPGTFRKLGITLERRGDDIYIPAHKDGYEIQNYIDGSILTVADAPWPGFTPDLLSIVLVVATQARGSVLIHQKMFESRLFFVDRLIDMGAKIMLCDPHRAVVIGHDFKFQLKGIVMSSPDIRAGISMLIAALSAKGTSTIQNGDQIDRGYERIDERLRAIGAKIERID; encoded by the coding sequence ATGGGAACATTTAAAATCGAAGGAGGCGCACAACTAAAAGGAGAGATCACGCCCCAGGGCGCAAAGAACGAAGCACTACAGGTACTGTGTACCGTATTGCTCACACCCGAAAAAGTAACGATTAGCAATATACCCGACATTATCGACGTAAACAAGCTGATCAACCTGCTGCGAAGCCTTGGCGTAAAAGTAGAAAAGCTGGCTCATGGTACCTATTCTTTCCAGGCCGATGAGGTGAACCTCAGCTACCTGGAAAGTGAAGCATTTAAAAAAGAAGGCGCGGCGCTCAGGGGATCTATTATGATCGTTGGCCCGCTGCTGGCCCGTTTCGGAAAAGGGTATATCCCAAAACCCGGCGGTGACAAAATTGGCCGCAGGAGGCTGGATACACACTTTGAGGGCTTTATAAACCTTGGTGCGAAATTCAGGTATAACGAAGAAGAAGCGTTTTATGGTGTTGAAGCCGAAAAGCTGAAAGGTACATACATGCTGCTTGACGAAGCATCGGTAACCGGGACGGCGAACATCGTTATGGCAGCCGTTCTTGCCGAAGGCAAAACAACAATATACAACGCAGCCTGTGAGCCTTACCTGCAGCAGCTTTGCAAAATGCTGAACAGCATGGGCGCTAAAATAACAGGCGTAGGATCTAACATGCTTGAGATAGAAGGCGTGGAAAGCCTTGGCGGATGTGAGCACCGTATCCTGCCCGATATGATCGAGATAGGCTCATGGATAGGGCTTGCCGCCATGACACAAAGCGAGATAACGATAAAAGACGTAAGCTGGGACAACCTTGGCGTAATACCGGGAACGTTCCGCAAGCTGGGGATTACCCTGGAGCGCAGGGGAGATGATATTTATATTCCTGCACATAAAGATGGCTATGAGATACAGAACTACATCGACGGTTCTATCCTTACCGTGGCCGATGCGCCATGGCCGGGCTTTACTCCCGACTTGCTAAGTATCGTCCTTGTAGTGGCCACCCAGGCGAGAGGCAGCGTACTGATACACCAGAAGATGTTCGAAAGCCGCCTTTTCTTTGTGGACAGGCTGATAGACATGGGTGCGAAGATCATGCTGTGCGACCCGCACAGGGCTGTAGTTATAGGACATGACTTCAAATTCCAGCTGAAAGGTATTGTAATGTCGTCCCCTGATATCAGGGCCGGTATATCAATGCTGATCGCGGCGCTTTCTGCCAAAGGTACCAGCACCATCCAGAACGGCGACCAGATAGACCGCGGTTACGAAAGGATCGACGAAAGGCTAAGGGCCATCGGTGCGAAAATAGAGAGGATAGACTAA
- a CDS encoding DUF4290 domain-containing protein — translation MQYNSIEATNNLEYNSEREHLIIPEYGRHLQKLIQQAVALEDRDERNKAAKYIISVMGTLNPHLRDVPDFQHKLWDQIFIMSDFKLDVDSPYPIPSREMLQQKPERLEYPQNFPKYRFYGNNIKYMIDVANKWDDGEMKDALIIVIANHMKKSYLSWNKDTVVDAVIFEHLYELSGGKINLRPGEDELSNVTDLMKVNKKLSNKTQFGNPKQKMQRPAMNGKSNQNNNKNRKQ, via the coding sequence ATGCAATATAATTCTATAGAGGCAACCAATAACCTTGAGTACAATTCCGAAAGGGAGCACCTCATTATCCCCGAATATGGCCGCCACCTGCAAAAGCTCATACAGCAGGCAGTAGCGCTTGAGGACAGGGACGAGCGCAACAAGGCAGCGAAATATATCATATCGGTTATGGGAACCCTTAATCCGCACCTGCGCGATGTGCCCGATTTCCAGCACAAGCTTTGGGACCAGATATTCATCATGTCCGATTTTAAGCTGGATGTCGATTCGCCCTACCCAATACCATCGAGGGAAATGCTGCAGCAAAAGCCCGAGAGGCTGGAGTACCCGCAAAATTTTCCCAAGTACCGTTTTTATGGTAATAACATAAAGTACATGATTGATGTGGCGAACAAATGGGATGATGGCGAAATGAAAGATGCGCTCATCATTGTGATCGCCAACCACATGAAAAAATCATACCTGAGCTGGAACAAGGATACGGTAGTAGATGCCGTAATATTCGAGCACCTTTATGAGCTTTCAGGCGGAAAAATAAACCTAAGGCCGGGGGAGGATGAGCTTTCCAACGTGACCGACCTGATGAAGGTGAACAAGAAGCTAAGCAACAAGACCCAGTTTGGGAACCCGAAACAAAAAATGCAAAGGCCGGCCATGAACGGCAAAAGCAACCAAAATAATAACAAAAACAGAAAACAATAA
- a CDS encoding DUF493 family protein yields the protein MDKKTEEFYARLKEELAGSADWPAEYLFKFIVPSEANKIQEIEDAFNNMGAVIETTQSKTGKYTSVSINVKMAGAQEVIDKYIELSNIEGIISL from the coding sequence ATGGATAAGAAAACCGAAGAATTTTATGCAAGGCTGAAAGAAGAGCTTGCTGGCTCTGCCGACTGGCCTGCCGAATACCTGTTCAAATTTATTGTGCCTTCTGAAGCCAATAAGATCCAGGAAATAGAAGACGCCTTTAACAACATGGGCGCAGTTATAGAAACTACACAATCTAAAACCGGAAAATATACAAGCGTTTCCATTAATGTAAAAATGGCGGGTGCGCAAGAGGTGATAGACAAATACATTGAGCTTTCAAATATTGAAGGCATTATTTCATTATAA
- a CDS encoding methylated-DNA--[protein]-cysteine S-methyltransferase codes for MDHQDNINFQRISEAIGYLKNNFREQPDLDEIAEKVHLSPFHFQKLFTDWAGVSPKKFVQYLSVEHAKKVLGGKASLFEAAHETGLSGTGRLHDLFVNLEGMTPGEYKNGGENLAINFSFAKTPFGTVLSAATPKGICHLAFADDRDEAIGTLMRKFPNAVYNETTDEMQQQALQAFSNSSSSKAIRLHLKGTPFQLKVWEALLRIPSGQLVTYGSLAGTIGSPKASRAVGSAVGDNPAAYIIPCHRVIQSSGILGNYHWGANRKGAMIGWEAAKAQL; via the coding sequence ATGGACCATCAGGATAATATCAATTTCCAAAGGATCTCCGAGGCTATCGGCTATCTTAAAAACAACTTCAGAGAACAACCCGACCTCGATGAAATTGCCGAAAAAGTGCACCTGAGCCCGTTTCATTTCCAAAAGCTCTTTACCGACTGGGCCGGAGTAAGCCCTAAAAAATTCGTGCAATATCTCTCTGTAGAACATGCCAAAAAAGTACTGGGCGGCAAAGCTTCCCTTTTTGAAGCGGCGCACGAAACAGGCCTTTCAGGCACCGGGCGGCTGCACGACCTTTTTGTAAACCTCGAAGGCATGACACCCGGCGAATATAAGAATGGCGGCGAAAACCTTGCCATAAATTTCAGCTTTGCCAAAACGCCTTTTGGCACCGTACTTTCTGCAGCTACCCCAAAAGGAATATGCCACCTTGCCTTTGCCGATGACAGGGATGAAGCGATTGGGACATTGATGCGAAAATTCCCGAATGCAGTTTACAACGAAACAACAGATGAAATGCAGCAGCAGGCATTGCAGGCTTTTAGCAACAGCTCATCTTCAAAAGCAATACGGCTGCACCTAAAGGGAACGCCTTTCCAATTAAAAGTATGGGAAGCACTATTGCGCATACCCTCCGGCCAACTGGTTACATACGGCAGCCTGGCTGGGACAATAGGGTCGCCCAAAGCATCTCGGGCGGTAGGATCGGCTGTGGGCGATAATCCTGCAGCGTATATCATACCTTGCCACAGGGTAATACAATCAAGCGGAATTTTGGGCAACTACCACTGGGGCGCCAACCGCAAAGGGGCAATGATTGGCTGGGAAGCCGCAAAAGCACAATTATAA
- a CDS encoding 2OG-Fe(II) oxygenase yields the protein MDLADRIYQQDWDEITQSLNNKGYAIIPRLMTAQECTDIAGLYSDHSLYRKTVVMERHQYGLGEYRYFNYPLPEIIVTLRESLYKKLSPVANLWMQALGMPTVFPHTIAALHEQCRDNNQLKPTPLILKYGKGGFNTLHQDIYGDVYFPMQAVIMLTEPDDEYIGGEFVLTEQVPRAQSKAIVLKPKKGDLLIFTTSFRRAKGSKGYRRVNMRHGVSEVHDGKRMALGIIFHDAIS from the coding sequence ATGGATTTAGCAGACAGGATATACCAACAGGACTGGGACGAAATTACCCAAAGCCTGAACAACAAAGGCTACGCGATTATACCGCGGCTCATGACTGCACAGGAATGCACGGATATCGCGGGTCTTTACAGTGACCACTCCCTATACCGCAAAACCGTTGTCATGGAGCGGCACCAGTACGGCCTGGGCGAATACCGGTACTTTAATTACCCGTTGCCGGAAATCATAGTTACACTAAGGGAGTCATTATACAAAAAACTTTCGCCGGTGGCCAACCTGTGGATGCAGGCGCTGGGCATGCCCACAGTGTTTCCCCACACTATAGCAGCACTTCACGAGCAATGCCGGGACAACAACCAACTGAAGCCAACCCCACTGATATTAAAGTACGGTAAAGGAGGTTTCAACACCCTGCACCAGGATATTTATGGCGATGTTTATTTCCCGATGCAGGCGGTCATAATGCTAACTGAACCGGATGACGAGTATATAGGCGGGGAATTTGTACTTACAGAGCAGGTGCCGAGGGCGCAGTCGAAAGCTATCGTGCTGAAGCCTAAAAAGGGAGACCTGCTTATCTTTACGACCAGCTTCAGGCGGGCGAAAGGCAGTAAGGGTTACCGGCGCGTAAACATGAGGCACGGTGTAAGTGAAGTGCATGACGGCAAAAGGATGGCGCTTGGCATTATTTTCCATGATGCGATCTCCTAA
- a CDS encoding Ada metal-binding domain-containing protein: MLQHLHVTDIALRAMIRKKQITFAGNSKAGIYGKLNCRSGKKLLRKNRVFFTDEAEALYHNYRPCGHCMKQEYSIFKTV; the protein is encoded by the coding sequence ATGCTACAGCATTTGCACGTAACAGATATCGCGCTACGTGCGATGATACGGAAGAAACAAATTACCTTTGCAGGCAACAGCAAAGCCGGGATCTATGGGAAGCTCAATTGCCGTTCCGGAAAAAAGCTGCTCCGGAAAAACCGGGTTTTCTTTACCGATGAAGCCGAAGCCCTGTACCACAATTACAGGCCCTGCGGACATTGTATGAAGCAGGAATATAGTATCTTTAAAACCGTCTAA
- a CDS encoding alpha-ketoglutarate-dependent dioxygenase AlkB family protein: MDLFSNNDTPNILPYDGEAIYYGPVLTADAARAYCALLLETIPWQHDEAIIYGKRIITKRKVAWYGDEDYAYTYSNTTKQALPWTTALLELKKEVEKVSETIFNSCLINLYHDGNEGMSWHSDDEKALGKNTVIASLSLGAERKFSFKHRQTKEKRDILLQNGSLLVMKGSTQTHWIHSLPKSVKIKHPRINLTFRTIVYQ, encoded by the coding sequence ATGGACTTATTTAGCAATAACGACACCCCGAACATCCTGCCCTATGATGGCGAAGCGATATACTATGGCCCCGTGCTCACCGCTGATGCCGCAAGAGCATATTGCGCCCTGTTGCTGGAAACCATTCCGTGGCAGCATGATGAGGCCATTATTTATGGCAAAAGGATCATTACAAAAAGGAAAGTGGCATGGTATGGGGACGAGGATTATGCCTACACTTACTCCAACACCACAAAGCAGGCTTTACCCTGGACGACAGCGTTGCTGGAACTGAAAAAAGAAGTTGAAAAAGTTTCGGAAACAATATTCAATTCCTGCCTAATCAATTTGTACCACGATGGCAATGAAGGGATGTCCTGGCACAGCGATGATGAAAAAGCGCTCGGAAAAAACACCGTGATCGCTTCTTTGAGCCTTGGGGCTGAAAGGAAATTCAGCTTCAAACACAGGCAAACGAAAGAAAAAAGAGACATATTATTACAAAACGGAAGCCTTTTGGTAATGAAAGGGAGCACCCAAACACACTGGATCCACAGCCTGCCAAAGTCAGTAAAAATAAAGCATCCACGCATTAATCTCACCTTCAGGACTATTGTTTATCAATAG
- a CDS encoding 1-phosphofructokinase family hexose kinase — protein sequence MIKHVLTITLNPTVDKSCEAEGIKPEKKVRCSQPKYEPGGGGINVSRGLARLGVSSTALFPSGGRTGELLEKLLEKEKVAIQPVPVSAETRENFIVVDTASNDQYRFGMPGEAIVEEEAEKIHAAILGVSPFPEIVVISGSLPPGIEPQFLSRLVKELKAKNVKVVADTSGDALTEILKEGVFLLKPNLGELSKLTGKEELDNESADEAAKQLIDEGKAEIVVVSMGPQGAYLVTKDENLHVPAPSVKKLSTVGAGDSMVAGMVSVLAKGGSMSEMAKMGVACGSAATMSKGTGLFTKENAERLYQWLSR from the coding sequence ATGATAAAACACGTCCTTACTATAACGCTCAACCCGACAGTAGATAAAAGCTGTGAGGCCGAAGGCATAAAACCCGAAAAGAAAGTGCGCTGCTCACAGCCAAAATATGAGCCCGGCGGTGGTGGCATCAATGTATCCCGCGGCCTGGCGCGGCTTGGCGTCAGCTCTACAGCACTATTCCCTTCAGGAGGGCGCACGGGGGAACTTTTGGAGAAACTTTTGGAAAAAGAAAAAGTTGCCATACAGCCTGTGCCCGTTTCGGCTGAAACACGTGAAAATTTTATCGTGGTCGATACCGCCAGCAACGACCAGTACCGCTTTGGCATGCCCGGTGAAGCCATTGTTGAAGAAGAAGCTGAAAAAATCCATGCTGCGATTTTAGGGGTCTCCCCTTTCCCTGAGATCGTAGTAATCAGCGGGAGCCTGCCACCAGGCATTGAACCCCAATTTTTGAGCAGGCTGGTGAAAGAGCTGAAGGCAAAAAATGTAAAGGTCGTTGCCGATACTTCGGGCGATGCGCTTACGGAAATCCTTAAAGAAGGCGTTTTCCTGCTGAAGCCTAACCTGGGCGAGCTAAGCAAACTTACAGGAAAAGAAGAACTCGACAACGAAAGCGCCGATGAAGCCGCAAAACAACTGATAGACGAAGGCAAAGCCGAGATCGTTGTGGTTTCGATGGGGCCGCAGGGCGCTTACCTGGTAACCAAAGATGAAAATCTGCATGTACCGGCACCTTCGGTTAAAAAGCTGAGCACCGTTGGCGCAGGCGACAGCATGGTAGCGGGAATGGTTTCTGTCCTGGCAAAGGGCGGCAGCATGAGCGAGATGGCAAAGATGGGTGTGGCATGCGGATCGGCAGCTACGATGAGCAAAGGAACTGGCCTGTTTACAAAGGAGAATGCCGAGCGGCTGTACCAGTGGCTCTCAAGGTGA
- a CDS encoding SRPBCC family protein — MEPTKNPAATGAKQNFSKYDPSGTDPNRYASVSNTAEADSYLHKHKKSIIPGLRVNVSTTERILMVAAGSYLLYRALKKKDNKKVMEGVAGGTMLFRGISGYCPAYDLIEKTGKLQGNNISITTSMTVNKPVSEVYNAWRKLENLPLFMSHLHSVAVIDNYKSEWKARIPGGLGTISWKAEILMDEPNQLLSWHSMPGSTVNNSGKVRFTDNGSSTDVEVTISYHAPLGKAGELAAGLLTPVFERMVHSDIENFKKYIEVGTAPEH, encoded by the coding sequence ATGGAACCTACAAAAAATCCTGCTGCCACGGGCGCAAAACAGAACTTTTCCAAATACGATCCATCGGGAACCGACCCTAACCGTTATGCTTCGGTTTCCAATACTGCAGAAGCAGACAGCTACCTGCACAAACATAAAAAAAGCATCATCCCGGGGCTTAGGGTTAACGTAAGCACCACAGAGCGAATCCTGATGGTTGCCGCAGGTTCTTACCTGCTATACCGCGCCCTGAAAAAGAAAGACAACAAAAAAGTGATGGAAGGCGTTGCCGGGGGGACAATGCTTTTCAGGGGTATCAGCGGCTATTGCCCTGCTTACGACCTTATTGAAAAAACAGGAAAGCTGCAGGGGAACAATATTTCCATTACTACTTCAATGACCGTAAACAAGCCGGTATCTGAAGTATATAACGCCTGGAGGAAACTGGAAAACCTGCCATTATTCATGAGCCACCTCCACAGTGTTGCCGTGATCGACAACTACAAATCCGAATGGAAAGCCCGCATACCCGGGGGCCTTGGCACCATCAGCTGGAAAGCCGAGATACTTATGGATGAACCCAATCAATTACTGAGCTGGCACTCCATGCCGGGGTCGACTGTAAATAATTCGGGGAAGGTAAGGTTTACTGACAATGGCAGCAGCACCGATGTAGAGGTTACAATATCCTATCATGCGCCGCTGGGGAAAGCCGGGGAGCTGGCTGCCGGGCTGCTGACTCCTGTATTTGAAAGGATGGTGCACAGCGACATTGAGAACTTCAAGAAATATATCGAAGTGGGCACAGCGCCGGAACATTGA
- a CDS encoding AAA family ATPase, whose amino-acid sequence MGKEIVVIIGGPGSGKTTLIEKLTEKGYTCYPEISREVTLEARKQGIEQLFLEKPLLFSELLLEGRKKQYHNALTEESDIVFIDRGLPDVLAYMHYIGDSYPAFFDHACREHKYSRVFFLPAWEEIYTADDARYENYEQAKLISGHLAETYKNYGYDLIEVPKDTPDNRILFILGQLSK is encoded by the coding sequence GTGGGCAAGGAAATTGTTGTGATCATAGGCGGGCCGGGCTCTGGCAAGACCACCCTGATAGAGAAGCTGACCGAAAAAGGATACACCTGTTATCCCGAGATCTCGCGCGAGGTGACCCTTGAAGCACGCAAGCAGGGCATCGAGCAGCTTTTTCTTGAAAAACCCCTACTGTTTAGCGAATTGCTGCTGGAAGGCCGCAAGAAACAATACCACAATGCCCTTACTGAAGAATCTGACATTGTATTTATAGACCGCGGGCTGCCCGATGTACTTGCTTATATGCACTATATAGGCGACTCCTACCCTGCTTTTTTTGACCATGCCTGCCGCGAGCACAAATATAGCCGCGTATTCTTTTTGCCTGCATGGGAAGAAATCTATACCGCAGACGATGCCCGCTATGAGAACTACGAACAGGCAAAACTGATATCGGGACATTTGGCAGAAACCTATAAAAATTACGGCTACGACCTGATTGAAGTGCCGAAAGACACCCCTGATAACAGAATTCTTTTTATCTTGGGGCAACTTTCAAAATAA